The following are encoded together in the Apis mellifera strain DH4 linkage group LG4, Amel_HAv3.1, whole genome shotgun sequence genome:
- the LOC102655740 gene encoding mitochondrial import receptor subunit TOM40 homolog 1-like — MGTVHASRKKLEEPSVISNEDCIPCEAEDRAPGNPGSFEDIHKKVKDLYPQNFEGARLIINKILSQHFNVTHTITLSSVTPSGYKFGAKYIGTKVVNPNERYPVASGDIAPNGNLTASFMHTLGCRLRYKLSAQIADGKCKASSSSLEYRSNDFTVAITLANPKFTKKQGTVVIHFLQSITSRIALGAEIACLRGSKVPGGQQTVMCMAFRHSTGLTTLSGTIGEAGLHLCYHRKASSQLEIGVELETNTRTHQSIATIVYQVNVPYADLLFRGIVNSETTVGGVFEKKLYPIPESSLIISALLNHKKQQFRVGVGLNIGQ, encoded by the coding sequence ATGGGTACGGTGCATgcatcaagaaaaaaattagaagaaccAAGTGTAATAAGTAATGAAGATTGTATACCGTGCGAAGCAGAAGACAGAGCACCAGGAAATCCTGGTAGTTTCGAAGATATACATAAAAAGGTTAAAGATCTATATCCGCAAAACTTTGAAGGTGCGCGGCTCATCATCAACAAAATTCTTAGTCAACATTTTAATGTGACGCATACTATTACTCTCAGTTCCGTTACCCCGTCTGGATATAAATTCGGTGCAAAATATATTGGTACAAAAGTGGTTAATCCTAATGAAAGATATCCTGTAGCTTCGGGAGATATCGCACCAAATGGAAATTTGACCGCCTCTTTTATGCATACGCTTGGATGTAGACTTAGGTACAAATTATCGGCACAAATTGCCGATGGAAAATGCAAAGCATCGAGTTCCAGTTTGGAATATCGGTCGAATGATTTCACTGTAGCGATAACCCTAGCCAATCCAAAATTTACAAAGAAGCAAGGAACAGTGGTAATACACTTTTTACAATCGATCACATCGAGAATTGCGTTAGGAGCCGAGATTGCATGTCTTCGTGGCTCAAAAGTTCCAGGCGGTCAACAGACGGTCATGTGCATGGCTTTTAGACACAGTACAGGACTTACAACATTATCTGGGACTATAGGTGAAGCTGGTCTTCATCTTTGTTATCATCGCAAAGCTAGCTCGCAATTGGAAATTGGGGTCGAGTTAGAAACAAATACGAGAACACATCAGTCAATTGCTACTATAGTTTATCAAGTAAATGTACCATATGCGGATCTTCTTTTCCGAGGTATCGTGAATTCTGAAACTACAGTCGGTGGTGTATTTGAGAAGAAACTATACCCAATTCCAGAATCCTCACTGATTATTAGCGCACTTTTAAACCATAAAAAACAACAATTTCGTGTGGGAGTTGGTCTTAATATTGGACAATAA
- the LOC724653 gene encoding intraflagellar transport protein 43 homolog isoform X1 codes for MDWAADLEITSKKLLPRLGRRSAQNVVLEDSKVDDDPLESPVSSSFVKSAQPPVAPPRTRKTGWGDELKSGKIRGASIIEQLFLRERSRGIEKDEIIDELFVDIPVIPDLDEIQEDNAFSDINTSTVNVNRVAAYKELDTDLVKNAAFTSLNGVNLSLLAEKLYNENLTKELDEVWNWNLLFTQVASEVNSEAQKKLVT; via the exons ATGGACTGGGCTGCGGATTTGGAAATTACTTCGAAAAAA CTTTTACCTCGTCTTGGTAGAAGATCGGCGCAAAACGTTGTATTAGAAGACTCTAAAGTCGACGATGATCCTTTGGAAAGTCCTGTATCGTCATCGTTCGTGAAATCAGCACAACCACCTGTAGCACCTCCTCGCACTAGAAAAACTGGATGGGGTGACGAATTGAAAAGCGGAAA gatACGTGGAGCTTCTATTATTGAACA ATTATTTCTTAGAGAACGTTCTCGAGGGATAGAGAAGGATGAAATAATAGAtg AATTATTTGTAGACATTCCTGTAATTCCCGATTTGGATGAAATTCAGGAAGATAATGCGTTTTCTGATATTAATACGTCAAC AGTGAACGTGAACAGAGTCGCTGCATACAAAGAACTTGATACAGATTTGGTGAAAAATGCTGCATTCACATCTTTAAATGGTGTTAATCTTTCCCTTCTAgcagaaaaattatacaatgaaaatttgacGAAAGAATTGGATGAAGTATGGAATTGGAATTTACTTTTTACTCAAGTTGCATCTGAAGTAAACAGTGAAgcacaaaaaaaattagtcacataa
- the LOC724653 gene encoding intraflagellar transport protein 43 homolog isoform X3, which translates to MDWAADLEITSKKLLPRLGRRSAQNVVLEDSKVDDDPLESPVSSSFVKSAQPPVAPPRTRKTGWGDELKSGKIRGASIIEQERSRGIEKDEIIDELFVDIPVIPDLDEIQEDNAFSDINTSTVNVNRVAAYKELDTDLVKNAAFTSLNGVNLSLLAEKLYNENLTKELDEVWNWNLLFTQVASEVNSEAQKKLVT; encoded by the exons ATGGACTGGGCTGCGGATTTGGAAATTACTTCGAAAAAA CTTTTACCTCGTCTTGGTAGAAGATCGGCGCAAAACGTTGTATTAGAAGACTCTAAAGTCGACGATGATCCTTTGGAAAGTCCTGTATCGTCATCGTTCGTGAAATCAGCACAACCACCTGTAGCACCTCCTCGCACTAGAAAAACTGGATGGGGTGACGAATTGAAAAGCGGAAA gatACGTGGAGCTTCTATTATTGAACA AGAACGTTCTCGAGGGATAGAGAAGGATGAAATAATAGAtg AATTATTTGTAGACATTCCTGTAATTCCCGATTTGGATGAAATTCAGGAAGATAATGCGTTTTCTGATATTAATACGTCAAC AGTGAACGTGAACAGAGTCGCTGCATACAAAGAACTTGATACAGATTTGGTGAAAAATGCTGCATTCACATCTTTAAATGGTGTTAATCTTTCCCTTCTAgcagaaaaattatacaatgaaaatttgacGAAAGAATTGGATGAAGTATGGAATTGGAATTTACTTTTTACTCAAGTTGCATCTGAAGTAAACAGTGAAgcacaaaaaaaattagtcacataa
- the LOC724653 gene encoding intraflagellar transport protein 43 homolog isoform X2 gives MDWAADLEITSKKLLPRLGRRSAQNVVLEDSKVDDDPLESPVSSSFVKSAQPPVAPPRTRKTGWGDELKSGKIRGASIIEQLFLRERSRGIEKDEIIDDIPVIPDLDEIQEDNAFSDINTSTVNVNRVAAYKELDTDLVKNAAFTSLNGVNLSLLAEKLYNENLTKELDEVWNWNLLFTQVASEVNSEAQKKLVT, from the exons ATGGACTGGGCTGCGGATTTGGAAATTACTTCGAAAAAA CTTTTACCTCGTCTTGGTAGAAGATCGGCGCAAAACGTTGTATTAGAAGACTCTAAAGTCGACGATGATCCTTTGGAAAGTCCTGTATCGTCATCGTTCGTGAAATCAGCACAACCACCTGTAGCACCTCCTCGCACTAGAAAAACTGGATGGGGTGACGAATTGAAAAGCGGAAA gatACGTGGAGCTTCTATTATTGAACA ATTATTTCTTAGAGAACGTTCTCGAGGGATAGAGAAGGATGAAATAATAGAtg ACATTCCTGTAATTCCCGATTTGGATGAAATTCAGGAAGATAATGCGTTTTCTGATATTAATACGTCAAC AGTGAACGTGAACAGAGTCGCTGCATACAAAGAACTTGATACAGATTTGGTGAAAAATGCTGCATTCACATCTTTAAATGGTGTTAATCTTTCCCTTCTAgcagaaaaattatacaatgaaaatttgacGAAAGAATTGGATGAAGTATGGAATTGGAATTTACTTTTTACTCAAGTTGCATCTGAAGTAAACAGTGAAgcacaaaaaaaattagtcacataa
- the LOC724653 gene encoding intraflagellar transport protein 43 homolog isoform X4, with the protein MDWAADLEITSKKLLPRLGRRSAQNVVLEDSKVDDDPLESPVSSSFVKSAQPPVAPPRTRKTGWGDELKSGKIRGASIIEQERSRGIEKDEIIDDIPVIPDLDEIQEDNAFSDINTSTVNVNRVAAYKELDTDLVKNAAFTSLNGVNLSLLAEKLYNENLTKELDEVWNWNLLFTQVASEVNSEAQKKLVT; encoded by the exons ATGGACTGGGCTGCGGATTTGGAAATTACTTCGAAAAAA CTTTTACCTCGTCTTGGTAGAAGATCGGCGCAAAACGTTGTATTAGAAGACTCTAAAGTCGACGATGATCCTTTGGAAAGTCCTGTATCGTCATCGTTCGTGAAATCAGCACAACCACCTGTAGCACCTCCTCGCACTAGAAAAACTGGATGGGGTGACGAATTGAAAAGCGGAAA gatACGTGGAGCTTCTATTATTGAACA AGAACGTTCTCGAGGGATAGAGAAGGATGAAATAATAGAtg ACATTCCTGTAATTCCCGATTTGGATGAAATTCAGGAAGATAATGCGTTTTCTGATATTAATACGTCAAC AGTGAACGTGAACAGAGTCGCTGCATACAAAGAACTTGATACAGATTTGGTGAAAAATGCTGCATTCACATCTTTAAATGGTGTTAATCTTTCCCTTCTAgcagaaaaattatacaatgaaaatttgacGAAAGAATTGGATGAAGTATGGAATTGGAATTTACTTTTTACTCAAGTTGCATCTGAAGTAAACAGTGAAgcacaaaaaaaattagtcacataa
- the LOC724698 gene encoding isthmin-1 isoform X2 — MINELIRKKRNERLVEELVPTRHAKHRKRRRYKNRSTCVENTSGSKLSQDNNTTPIDIHVSKEVKKNRDENNTVLEIEDELDDVTGVNDRVQEVYNKTKEEDYNTDVEKDRIKSKKESFVVIERNSSTRSNLSDEELMGSYDELSTTDEIEYENVDQSWKRRDRSKKDKFTESTDYSDEIYSPAIYSSADDHIRMHESLSDLLVKLFQSLRNATTTDERNIFKELNFVNGTNEDPCQKWLNSRDKLEQVFLDGLTSLPACPCQYPSNIFYDDKIWDEKRMKYFRWRDVSGESQRLDVYKPGATYCIRSLLTQGSGSAAVQHCCYDRQRKLLTRGSGAGTPNFVSPEISPILHERIDILPWRLCKGDFSRYNGVRPPNNENACQANPDDEEYQRQIDNTKYY; from the exons ATGATTAACGAATTGATTAGAAAGAAACGTAACGAACGATTGGTCGAAGAGTTGGTTCCTACGAGACACGCGAAACATCGGAAGCGACGTCGTTACAAAAATCGATCGACATGTGTTGAAAACACATCTGGGAGCAAACTGTCCCAGGACAACAACACGACACCGATAGATATTCATGTTTCTAAAGAGGTAAAGAAAAATCGTGACGAAAACAATACGGTTCTGGAGATCGAAGACGAATTGGATGATGTAACAGGAGTGAACGATCGTGTACAG GAGGTGTACAATAAAACTAAAGAAGAGGATTACAATACCGATGTGGAGAAGGATAGAAttaaatcaaagaaagaaagtttcgTTGTTATAGAACGAAACAGCTCTACGAGGTCTAATTTATCGGACGAGGAATTGATGGGTTCGTACGATGAGCTATCTACGACTGATGAAATTGAGTATGAAAATGTAGACCAATCTTGGAAAAGAagagatcgatcgaagaaagataaatttaccGAGAGTACTGATTACTCGGACGAAATATATTCCCCGGCCATTTACTCGAGTGCCGACGATCATATTAGAATGCACGAGAGTTTAAGCGACCTCCTGGTCAAATTGTTTCAAAGTCTGCGAAACGCTACAACGACGGACGAacggaatattttcaaagagttAAACTTTGTGAATGGAACAAATGAAGACCCTTGTCAAAAATGGTTGAACAGCAGGGATAAGCTCGAGCAAGTTTTCTTAG ATGGTTTAACGTCACTACCTGCTTGTCCATGTCAATATCCTAGTAATATTTTCtacgatgataaaatttgGGACGAGAAGCGgatgaaatatttcagatgGAGGGATGTAAGCGGCGAATCTCAAAGGCTTGACGTTTACAAGCCAGGGGCCACTTACTGTATACGATCGTTGCTGACACAGGGAAGTGGAAGTGCTGCGGTTCAACATTGCTGCTACGATCGGCAAAGGAAGCTTTTGACCCGTGGTTCCGGTGCCGGTACACCAAACTTTGTCAGTCCTGAGATATCACCCATACTTCATGAAAGAATCGATATATTACCGTGGAGACTCTGCAAGGGTGACTTTTCCAg gtATAACGGTGTACGACCACCAAACAATGAGAACGCCTGTCAGGCAAATCCCGATGATGAGGAATATCAACGACAGATTGACAACACCAAGTATTATTAA
- the LOC724698 gene encoding isthmin-1 isoform X1 codes for MKTSTFVRWIFPFQLMLIVSIVYTENRHINNSEINGDLENTYRKKILSLVQPSWMINELIRKKRNERLVEELVPTRHAKHRKRRRYKNRSTCVENTSGSKLSQDNNTTPIDIHVSKEVKKNRDENNTVLEIEDELDDVTGVNDRVQEVYNKTKEEDYNTDVEKDRIKSKKESFVVIERNSSTRSNLSDEELMGSYDELSTTDEIEYENVDQSWKRRDRSKKDKFTESTDYSDEIYSPAIYSSADDHIRMHESLSDLLVKLFQSLRNATTTDERNIFKELNFVNGTNEDPCQKWLNSRDKLEQVFLDGLTSLPACPCQYPSNIFYDDKIWDEKRMKYFRWRDVSGESQRLDVYKPGATYCIRSLLTQGSGSAAVQHCCYDRQRKLLTRGSGAGTPNFVSPEISPILHERIDILPWRLCKGDFSRYNGVRPPNNENACQANPDDEEYQRQIDNTKYY; via the exons ATGAAAACCTCAACTTTCGTTCGTTGgatttttccattccaattAATGTTAATCGTTTCCATCGTTTATACGGAAAATCGTCAT atcAATAATTCCGAGATCAATGGAGATTTGGAAAATAcgtatcgaaagaaaattctgaGCCTGGTTCAACCGTCTTGGATGATTAACGAATTGATTAGAAAGAAACGTAACGAACGATTGGTCGAAGAGTTGGTTCCTACGAGACACGCGAAACATCGGAAGCGACGTCGTTACAAAAATCGATCGACATGTGTTGAAAACACATCTGGGAGCAAACTGTCCCAGGACAACAACACGACACCGATAGATATTCATGTTTCTAAAGAGGTAAAGAAAAATCGTGACGAAAACAATACGGTTCTGGAGATCGAAGACGAATTGGATGATGTAACAGGAGTGAACGATCGTGTACAG GAGGTGTACAATAAAACTAAAGAAGAGGATTACAATACCGATGTGGAGAAGGATAGAAttaaatcaaagaaagaaagtttcgTTGTTATAGAACGAAACAGCTCTACGAGGTCTAATTTATCGGACGAGGAATTGATGGGTTCGTACGATGAGCTATCTACGACTGATGAAATTGAGTATGAAAATGTAGACCAATCTTGGAAAAGAagagatcgatcgaagaaagataaatttaccGAGAGTACTGATTACTCGGACGAAATATATTCCCCGGCCATTTACTCGAGTGCCGACGATCATATTAGAATGCACGAGAGTTTAAGCGACCTCCTGGTCAAATTGTTTCAAAGTCTGCGAAACGCTACAACGACGGACGAacggaatattttcaaagagttAAACTTTGTGAATGGAACAAATGAAGACCCTTGTCAAAAATGGTTGAACAGCAGGGATAAGCTCGAGCAAGTTTTCTTAG ATGGTTTAACGTCACTACCTGCTTGTCCATGTCAATATCCTAGTAATATTTTCtacgatgataaaatttgGGACGAGAAGCGgatgaaatatttcagatgGAGGGATGTAAGCGGCGAATCTCAAAGGCTTGACGTTTACAAGCCAGGGGCCACTTACTGTATACGATCGTTGCTGACACAGGGAAGTGGAAGTGCTGCGGTTCAACATTGCTGCTACGATCGGCAAAGGAAGCTTTTGACCCGTGGTTCCGGTGCCGGTACACCAAACTTTGTCAGTCCTGAGATATCACCCATACTTCATGAAAGAATCGATATATTACCGTGGAGACTCTGCAAGGGTGACTTTTCCAg gtATAACGGTGTACGACCACCAAACAATGAGAACGCCTGTCAGGCAAATCCCGATGATGAGGAATATCAACGACAGATTGACAACACCAAGTATTATTAA
- the LOC107964328 gene encoding bone morphogenetic protein 10: protein MLLSVPLGSANLLVLSAEKDRSAPSSAPPRSVEVIRSRPLSWITRRRRPINPKSHRHREFQTGANRSRPRFIFEPPLPLSLTHALRLSGFLPTHASCERDMMMTDSGFRFLLFAILLYLLSPSFEHFAHSHPSRAIDEDDDNANGEREEDVNERWPRLDEASNEQDARRNEILEKLQQVLGIRSYLERERTGRRKVPPQFMVELYNNVADPSGVTRGRNPYNAKVVRSFIERDTTTSRFYFFNITGLEVNESVLEAELHLYRKRTPLKALHPSILASPYYLIRVYQVLDEKSLDVPDLHRLLNVRYVGAHASGWQIFNVKQAVLAWLNGEPNLGLLVTATTLFEDRANVEFSRRNEYHHSKQPILVLFDDDGKDRRGDGNDEIEQVFHDEEEEKGDWRNSDAEQDPRGKGELEGNKNKTGSFERQKRTRMREHEEGETTRGAQHLADDGSGRRRRETNVKKLHGISSSLEEETFGGSYLTSMDIYERAMRRERIMGGRAGQRSFWSEKIREKRSAKSRASVRQNVTECSRHELYVDFKEIGLSSSIIAPLGYSAFHCKGICESPLSQDQQPTNHATIQGIVHKMGLVKGVERPCCVPTKLLGTTILFYDDNENVILKVYQDMIADRCGCR from the exons ATGCTACTTAGCGTTCCGCTCGGCTCGGCAAACCTCCTTGTCCTGTCCGCGGAGAAGGACAGGTCCGCTCCTTCCTCCGCTCCGCCGAGAAGCGTGGAAGTTATTCGGTCGCGGCCGCTCTCCTGGATTACTCGTCGTCGTCGGCCGATTAATCCAAAAAGTCATCGTCACCGAGAGTTCCAAACAGGCGCTAATCGTTCGCGACCACGATTTATTTTCGagcctcctctccctctctctctcacacacgCTCTCCGCCTCTCGGGATTCTTGCCCACTCACGCGTCGTGCGAGCGAGATATGATGATGACGGACTCCGGTTTCCGGTTTCTACTTTTCGCGATTCTGCTCTACCTTCTTTCGCCCTCGTTCGAGCACTTCGCGCACTCGCACCCGAGCCGTGCTATCGACGAGGATGATGATAACGCGAACggtgagagagaagaagacgTGAACGAACGGTGGCCGAGGTTGGACGAGGCTTCGAACGAGCAGGACGCTCGTAGGAACGAGATTTTGGAGAAACTGCAGCAG GTTCTCGGTATTCGAAGTTACCTCGAAAGGGAGAGAACGGGACGTCGCAAGGTGCCGCCTCAATTTATGGTGGAGCTGTACAACAATGTAGCGGATCCTAGCGGTGTAACGCGTGGTAGAAATCCGTACAACGCCAAAGTCGTGCGCAGTTTCATCGAAAGAG ACACCACCACGTCGCGGTTCTACTTCTTCAACATCACGGGTTTGGAAGTGAACGAATCCGTTCTGGAAGCGGAGCTTCATCTGTATCGAAAAAGAACACCTTTGAAAGCTTTGCATCCTTCCATTCTAGCTTCTCCGTATTACTTG ATAAGAGTGTATCAAGTTTTGGACGAGAAAAGTTTAGACGTTCCCGATCTCCATAGGCTGCTGAACGTTAGATACGTTGGAGCGCACGCGTCTGGTTGGCAG ATATTCAACGTGAAGCAAGCAGTCCTCGCCTGGTTAAACGGGGAGCCGAACCTTGGACTTTTAGTAACCGCTACAACCTTGTTCGAGGATCGAGCGAACGTGGAGTTCTCCCGACGGAACGAGTATCATCACAGCAAGCAACCGATCCTGGTGCTTTTCGACGACGATGGGAAGGATCGTCGAGGCGACGGTAACGACGAGATCGAGCAAGTATTtcacgacgaggaggaggaaaagggtGATTGGAGGAACAGCGATGCGGAACAGGATCCGCGTGGAAAAGGGGAATTGGaggggaataaaaataaaacgggaTCGTTTGAAAGGCAGAAGAGAACTCGGATGAGGGAACACGAGGAGGGAGAGACAACTCGAGGCGCGCAACATCTCGCGGACGATGGTTCTGGGCGGCGTCGAAGGGAAACTAACGTCAAAAAATTGCACGGGATTTCTTCTTCGCTCGAGGAGGAGACATTTGGAGGCAGTTATTTAACATCGATGGATATATACGAACGGGCGATGCGTCGCGAAAGAATAATGGGAGGAAGAGCTGGTCAAAGATCGTTCTGGAGCGAGAAGATCCGCGAGAAACGATCGGCGAAAAGCCGCGCATCCGTTCGGCAAAATGTCACCGAATGCTCGAGGCACGAGCTCTACGtggatttcaaagaaattggCCTTTCCTCCTCTATCATTGCCCCGCTTGGCTACTCAGCTTTTCATTGCAAAGGTATCTGCGAATCGCCATTGAGTCAAGATCAACAACCGACCAATCACGCGACTATCCAAGGGATTGTTCACAAAATGGGACTGGTGAAAGGGGTTGAGAGACCCTGTTGCGTCCCCACCAAACTGTTGGGCACCACCATTCTGTTCTATGATGATAACGAGAACGTTATCTTGAAAGTTTACCAAGACATGATCGCAGACCGTTGTGGATGCCGTTAA